One Phycisphaeraceae bacterium DNA segment encodes these proteins:
- a CDS encoding dynamin family protein: protein MMHVIDQLLRLFTATIRFPPNDTVREVLTTAQQRLLVLRHRWTLLDKPFVVAIVGLSNVGKSTLMNALLGDEFAPAGNYPCTACPVEFSFGTPLQLTVFPAEDYNRPHWVCSDATELLERLMAVADEKQRTFEGKVSRVQVTAPLPILENGLVLADTPGFNAVQLESRQGTHQQALEDYLRTKTSQVFWVVRATFGVDRAEKGFFERFLGEVCDDIIVTGSESLDEGQRLRWRRRVAAHLCGPMPRFHFVSGLHGAEAKRSGDAGKLERAGINNLEARLRELAVSGTRVGVLRQAVTDLAHQLGDWARSHWADATGYRGNFWNPPEWATLRSAAVSDTLCQEIVTALDVPEHSS, encoded by the coding sequence ATGATGCACGTCATTGATCAACTCCTGCGCCTGTTCACAGCGACGATACGGTTCCCGCCGAATGATACCGTCCGCGAAGTACTAACGACTGCGCAGCAACGGCTGCTGGTGCTGCGCCATCGCTGGACGCTGCTGGATAAACCCTTCGTGGTTGCGATAGTCGGGTTGAGCAATGTCGGCAAGTCAACATTGATGAACGCATTGCTGGGTGACGAATTCGCGCCCGCCGGCAACTACCCATGCACCGCCTGTCCTGTGGAGTTTTCCTTCGGAACACCGTTGCAACTGACGGTCTTCCCTGCTGAGGACTACAACAGGCCACATTGGGTTTGCAGTGATGCCACGGAGCTATTAGAACGATTGATGGCGGTTGCGGACGAAAAGCAACGAACGTTCGAGGGGAAGGTGTCTCGTGTTCAGGTTACAGCCCCGCTTCCCATTCTCGAAAATGGCCTCGTCCTTGCTGATACACCTGGGTTTAACGCCGTGCAACTTGAAAGTCGCCAGGGAACGCATCAGCAAGCTTTGGAGGACTATCTACGCACGAAAACATCGCAGGTGTTCTGGGTCGTTCGCGCGACATTCGGCGTCGACCGTGCCGAGAAGGGGTTTTTTGAGCGGTTTCTGGGCGAAGTATGTGACGACATCATCGTGACAGGATCTGAATCACTTGATGAAGGCCAACGGCTGCGATGGCGCAGACGCGTTGCCGCACATCTCTGCGGACCCATGCCCCGCTTCCATTTTGTTTCGGGGTTGCATGGTGCAGAGGCAAAGCGATCTGGCGATGCTGGAAAGCTGGAGAGAGCTGGCATCAACAATCTGGAAGCCCGGCTGAGAGAACTGGCCGTGTCCGGAACGCGAGTCGGCGTTCTGCGGCAGGCGGTGACCGACTTAGCTCACCAACTAGGAGACTGGGCAAGGAGCCATTGGGCGGACGCAACGGGCTACAGGGGGAATTTCTGGAATCCGCCGGAATGGGCCACGCTGAGATCGGCCGCCGTAAGTGATACGCTATGCCAAGAGATTGTCACGGCATTGGATGTCCCAGAGCACAGTTCGTGA
- a CDS encoding ATP-binding protein, translating into MTATAAISTTSQKTAQGCSVAIIGTEGTGKTVLITTLASRFSRVTPDGLFLSPSDNRGVTYKYVSRSWDALSKGQWPPITKRGEFFQLEWILQEHGTPVADIRMIDVSGEDLRLLFDDGQIDEPTKLSDGLRRVVEYLRDAKIILVLVDLDDIVSNRDGEHVRQTQWVINYALKSASTNGIGGATALVFTKADRYEALIQREGGLESVIQKYLPLVYGNYVEDGRLSVLSVAAVAETRVDTSSREPRQVPVMNFKSRGLDTLMKWIHGKARAVAAADAARRDAIRTQQAAEARVAKDRDLKKLRDHRRGQMMKSLLLALLLGVLAQPITLPALRYLYTHRDPSVETRVPRQVDHPGNWYLLWLNSTTETVYDVTVSNPDYKVNTSAVVIWDMLLTTGGILIAWKILYEKFNAASPAPQN; encoded by the coding sequence ATGACCGCAACGGCAGCTATTTCGACTACCTCGCAGAAGACGGCGCAGGGGTGCTCAGTCGCCATTATTGGCACTGAGGGCACCGGGAAGACCGTACTCATCACAACGCTCGCCTCTCGCTTCAGTCGAGTGACCCCAGACGGGCTATTCCTCAGCCCCAGCGATAACCGTGGAGTGACTTACAAATACGTTTCTCGCAGCTGGGATGCGCTATCGAAAGGCCAATGGCCGCCAATCACAAAACGCGGGGAATTTTTCCAACTGGAGTGGATACTTCAGGAGCATGGCACGCCCGTCGCTGACATTCGTATGATCGATGTCTCTGGTGAGGATCTTCGGCTTCTGTTCGACGATGGTCAGATTGATGAACCAACGAAGCTGTCTGATGGCCTGCGACGAGTCGTCGAGTATTTGCGCGACGCCAAGATCATCTTGGTTCTCGTGGATCTGGACGATATTGTCAGTAATCGCGACGGTGAGCACGTTCGGCAGACGCAGTGGGTCATCAACTATGCCTTAAAGAGTGCCTCGACTAACGGAATCGGTGGGGCAACGGCGCTGGTCTTCACCAAAGCAGACCGATACGAAGCCCTTATCCAGCGCGAGGGCGGGTTGGAGAGCGTGATCCAAAAGTATCTGCCGCTCGTCTATGGCAATTATGTGGAGGATGGACGTCTATCGGTACTGTCGGTAGCAGCCGTGGCGGAAACACGCGTTGACACGTCCTCCAGAGAGCCACGGCAAGTGCCCGTGATGAATTTCAAGTCGCGTGGCCTGGATACGCTGATGAAGTGGATTCATGGCAAGGCACGGGCGGTCGCAGCGGCGGATGCCGCACGGCGGGACGCAATCCGCACCCAACAGGCAGCGGAGGCTCGCGTCGCAAAAGATCGCGATCTCAAAAAGCTTCGTGATCACCGTCGCGGGCAAATGATGAAAAGCCTTTTACTTGCGCTGCTGCTTGGGGTATTGGCGCAACCGATCACGCTTCCCGCCTTGCGCTACCTCTACACTCACCGAGACCCGTCCGTTGAGACACGTGTGCCGCGCCAAGTCGATCACCCGGGCAACTGGTATCTACTGTGGTTGAATAGTACGACTGAAACAGTCTACGACGTGACGGTATCTAACCCTGACTACAAAGTGAACACAAGCGCCGTTGTGATTTGGGATATGCTTTTGACCACAGGAGGTATCCTGATTGCCTGGAAAATCCTGTACGAAAAATTCAACGCGGCATCCCCGGCCCCACAGAATTAA